Part of the Henckelia pumila isolate YLH828 chromosome 2, ASM3356847v2, whole genome shotgun sequence genome is shown below.
CACCCCTTTTATAAAATGTCCtggatatttttttttgttaatacTAGCGATCGTGCATGTgtaacataataaataaaagttactaaaataaaaaattgaggaAAATGAGgagtaaaaaaaaatgaagtggAAAGAGGTTCATAAGCGtttcatataatttttaaattgaaatgaTGATGATTTCTATCGGACAGGGAAGAGAGCATAATTTTGATTTGGACTTGGTCTTTTATCAATAGAAATGAATGCCTACTGCTATAGGCTGTAATTTGACGTTGGTGTCACATTGGTGGACCAATAGTATGTGTCTCGAGTTTTATATACACTATAGATATAGATGGTTATTTTACTTTCCAAATTTTCTGACCCATGTGATGTGACAATGTCCTACCCATTACTGGGAGAGTCTATGCTACCCATCCGGGCATGGTTATTTTACTTTCCAAATTTTCTGACCCATGTGATGTGACAATGTCCTACCCATTACTGGGAGAGTCTATGCTACCCATCCAGGCAGTGCCCGGATGGGATCGGACGGTAACTGCCCGGATGGGGATCGGACGGTACCGTTGATTACCCGTCTGCCAGCGTAGACTCTCCCCTCATTACTTCAAGATTACTAGTTTAAAATAATGCAAGGGTAAATTGATTGTTTCTGTTGACAGATAAGATGCTTAATTTGCCTTTGGCACTTCCATACGTCAGCACTAAACATATAGACAGGCTCGAATCCGCTAGTGGCTACAATTATGCATCTAGTTCCTCAGGGATTCTCCCTGAAACAGGCAACTATCTTGTAAGAGAGAACACACACACTTAATTCGATGATTATATTGTGTATGTTCTTGTGCAAAATATATTTGGTTAAATCctcttttttaaaattaatgcagGGTAAGAATTTGGACATGAGAACACAGGTGAAACTATTCCAGGAAAGCATCGACAAATACATCCGAGCCCAGTTCAGAAATACTGCAGCACTGCGTGAATACCTGGCAAAATCTGTATTTCTCATTCATATGGGCACCAATGACTACCTTGGTAATTATTTGCAGCCTGATCGCTACAACACCAGTCAATTATACAGACCTGATGAATATGCAGATTTGCTTGCCAGAAAACTTGGAAAAAATCTCAAGGTAATGTCAATCATCCAACTTCACTGAAATTCAAAGCATATTTTTATGTACTGTACTTTGTTTGTATTTTGAGTTCCTCAGTCTACTGCCTACCTTTTAGGGCTGGATAAGTCCGGAAAATTAGTCACTGGTAAGTTTGTTGTTTGGTGGCACCATGAAAAAAACATGAAATTAGAAAAACAGGTCCATGCTCCAATGTTTGATTATAAATTGCAAGTCAAAATCTTGTAGGATCTGTACCATCTTGGTGCCAGAAAATTTGTGGTGTTCCAAATATCCCGGATCGGTTGCTACCCTGAGCTTGTAGAAAAGTTTAAGCCCAAAGCCAAATGTGCAGAAAATGTAAATGATATGGTCACGCTTTTCAACAACAAGATGGAATATCAGCTGGGCCATTTGACTTTTATTCTCAGAAGATCATACTTCATGACTGCAAATGTATTTAACTTAACTCGGGACATCCTCGACGATCCATCTCGTTATGGTAATGtcatttcattatttttttcttgtaCATTCTTGTAATTTGAtgggatttttgaaatttttatgatGCTCAAGTATCTGATGAAAATGCAGGGTTAACTGAAACAAGAAGGGGCTGCTGTCAGGACGATAGATTCAACTGTTTAAGACGCACAGTGCCTTGCAAGAATAGGGATTCATATTATTTCTGGGACAGGTTTCACCCAAGTCAGGCAGCAAACAAGATTATCGCAAAGGAAtgctttaataattttaaagttTGCTATCCTATGAATGTGTATCGACTCCTCGAGATATGATCATAACGTCCGAGAATCGAAACGGACCTTATATTTGAGTAACTTATGTGTTATATTTGTCTCGTTCAAGAATATGAAGGGAATCATCAAGCAAatagattatatatattaaaattaatgatattGGATTTAGTTTGTTTATTTCTCGATATTGAAGAATTGGTGTACTTGCTCCAAATTTATTTGTCTATGCTATGAAAATTTGAAGAACTTTCGTCCTTAAGGGATATCATTAACATTAACAAAAGATCTTGTGATacaatttgattaaaaaaatttacctaAGAGAATTTTATGAAGTTTCCATGTGAtctaatttcaaattttaattcaaCTAGAATTTACAGTTTAACACAAGTTTTGCACcgtaactaaaaaaaataaaaatatagaagaaaaagagagaagaaggGCCTTGCGTACAAATTATAATCGGATATGGTAAATGCTGAAATGGCAGGATATATGCCTTACATTTCTCAACACACAAGCGTCCAAACTCCAAAGCTACAGTCACCGATCTTTGCTTTGGTTTTTCCAATTCCAGAACCTTCCTGCCTCTCCCTTAAACCCTATCCCGCATGGGTTTTTATATGTATATCACAGTCCCAAACTACTGATTCATTCATTTGGAAAAGCACAGCAAAAAGGGCTTAATTTACATACAGATACCAGTTTTCTTTCTGGCccttttttctttattattatataaactGAAACTATGGCGCCTGTGTTGAGCAGGAGTTTGACATCTCCTCCGGTGGCTGCACTTCCGTCTTTTTCTTTGAGGGGTAGTCGTAAAACTAATAGTGGATTATTGAGAAGTGCTTTTTTCCCCCAGAGTGGATCAAGGGCCAGCTTTTCAAGACGTGGGTTAGAGTGGAAACCGGTGAGGAAACAGAGCGGGGTGGTGGTGAGATGCGAGGCTGCTGTGGCTGAAAAGGAGGCTCCAGAGAGCACTGGAGAGACCCATGAATACCAGGCTGAGGTTGGTTTGTGCTTTTCGTTTGTTTTCTTTGAGTTTCATGATGTCCTTTGGGGCTATGATTATGGAcctttgaaattcaaaatttcctgAGTAGGAACAATAATTAATGGAAAGTTGTGAATAATTTAGTGGTGGAGAGGTAAAGAGCGAATCTTTGTATTGATATGTAAACTGTAATGAAAATGAGTATTTATCCATATTTTACTGGATATTTCCGTGTGGTTTTCAGTTggcttaaatttttattttattgagatTTACTGTTTTTCTTGGTGTTGGAATTATTCCCAGGTGAGTAGACTGCTGGATTTGATTGTTCACAGTCTGTACAGCCACAAGGAAGTGTTTCTCCGAGAGCTTGTAAGGTGAGAATATGTTGATGCCAATGTATGTTTGCTCTTGTTTTTTTGCACACCAGTCTTCTTGTCCTACATTGAGGAGGTTTTTTATTCATATAAGAGAGGTTTTGTGTCGGGGCTTTTTTTAACCATCTTCAATTGTGTCCACAGTAATGCAAGTGATGCACTTGATAAGTTGAGGTTTTTAAGCGTAACAGAGCCTTCTTTACTTGGTGATGCTGGAGAGCTTGAGATTCGTATCAAAACTGATCCAGATAATGGAACTATTACCATAACGTATGTTTTATTCGTTGCTACATAACTAGTCAATAAAATGGAATATGTTGCTTAGTGGAGTTGTCTCCTTCTTGTAGGGATACCGGTATTGGAATGACCAAAGAGGAGCTTATAGAGTGTCTTGGAACTATTGCTCAAAGTGGCACGTCTAGATTCTTGAAAGCTTTGAAGGTAATTAACTTCATTATGTCATCTCTATGTATCTTGTATTTGACCTACACAAACTACTTAGCATCATGGTCATTTGCTTGAAATTTAatgtttgaatttatattgCGCAGGATAATAAGGAAGTCGGTGCAGATAACAGCTTGATTGGGCAGTTTGGAGTTGGATTCTATTCTGCATTTTTGGTTGCTGAAAAGGTGTTTGTCTATATCATCTAATCTAATAACAATTAACACTTGTATACTATTTGTTACACTTCATTCATATGTTCATTGACCTTCTGTCTTTAATTGGTCTTTTTCTTTCCCTTTTTTCCAGGTTGTCGTGACAACAAAAAGCCCCAGATCTGATAAGCAATACATCTGGGAAGCTATGGCTGATAGTAGCTCCTATGTAATTAGAGAGGAAACTGATCCTGCCAAATCCCTGGCCCGAGGAACTCAAATTACCCTTTACTTGAGGGTATGAATCCTTGTATTTTATGCCAAACTTTTCTTCAAGCATATTATCATACTATATTCCAATTTATAATAAATCAACGTAGTTGTTCTTTCCTCTCAGGAAGATGATAAGTATGAATATTCAGAGGCAACCAAGATCCAGAATTTGGTGAAGAATTACTCCCAATTTGTTTCATTTCCCATCTATACATGGCAAGAAAAGTCAAGGACTGTTGAGGTAGGATTTTTGCGTCTGGTATTATCTTTTTGTTGGTTTGTCATGTTTGGGGATTTTAAGCACAAGAATTGTACATTAATAAAGGGTTTTAAATTCTGCAGGTGGACGAAGAGGAAGAGCCAAAAGAAGGTGAAGAAAAAACTGAGGTAATGGCCTTTTAGAAACAACTTTTGACATGTAATTTCTCTATTTTGagtaaatgatttttttacattttttcttCTCTTTGACTTCACCCAGGAAGAAAAAAAGAGGACCAAAAAGACCATAAATGAAAAATATTGGGACTGGGAATTAGCAAATGAAACAAAACCTATTTGGGTGAGTCTGAGCTGTTATTACTCGCGATGCATGACATGGCTCAGATTTAACATCTATAAATTATGCTTTATGCAACTCTTTTTGTTTACAATGTAGATGCGCAATCCGAAAGAGGTTGAAAAGGATCAATATCAAGAATTTTACAAGAAGACATTTAATGAATTTTTGGATCCGCTTGTTCATACCCATTTCACTACAGAGGTACCCAATATTTTTATTGAATGGGCTGGTAACGTTCTTTTGCGTTCTGCTTTTATTTAGACTCCACAATCTCTGCAGGGTGAGGTGGAATTTAGGAGTGTGCTATATATTCCTGGAATGGCACCTCTTAACAACGAAGATGTTATCAATCCCAAGACCAAAAATATTCGATTGTATGTTAAACGTGTATTCATTTCAGATGATTTTGATGGTGAACTGGTAAGAAATTTTGGCTTTGAAATAATTGCATGTTTTCATGCTACAAGTTGTGTGTTCTTActccaattttttttatggttGATCTGACAAATTGCAGTTTCCAAGATACCTGAGTTTTGTGAAGGGTGTGGTGGACTCTGATGACCTTCCTCTTAATGTTTCACGAGAGATCCTTCAGGAGAGCAGAATCGTAAGCGATTAATTTCTTTTACTCATGCTCTCCATATCAGGTTTGCAAAATGTTTTCTATTGCTGAGTTTTGTTATTCAATTATTTAGGTAAGAATAATGAGAAAAAGGCTGGTGAGGAAGACATTTGACATGATTCAGGATCTTTCTGAAAGTGATAACAAAGAGGTTGGTTTCTGGTTATAAATACTTCTCCTCATCATGTTAATAACATGATTGACATTACGGTTGTTTGGCTAATCTTAGGATTATAAAAAATTCTGGGAGAATTTTGGTAAGTTTATGAAGTTGGGATGCATTGAAGACTCGGGTAATCACAAACGCTTGACACCATTATTGAGATTTTTCTCTTCCAAGAGTGAGGAAGAGCTAATAAGCTTGGATGATTATGTGGAGAACATGAGTGAAAACCAGAAAGCCATCTATTACTTAGCAACAGACAGCTTAAAAAGTGCCAAGACTGCACCTTTCGTTGAAAAATTGGTCCAGAAAGGCATTGAGGTATGCACTTCAACTCGCGCAACAGTTATCTTAATCTAGTTCTTGATAATGGAAGGGAGtctttgtatttttattatgcGTTTATTCTTATACTTTTTCCTAATGGAAATTTTCATGTTTGATGATATTGGCAGGTGCTTTATCTGATTGAGCCGATTGACGAGGTTGCAATCCAGAATCTGCAGACATTCaaggaaaagaaatttgttgacaTTAGCAAGGAAGATCTAGAGCTTGGTCAGAATCGAGTCTTTAaagcacaaaaataaaatttaagaattctAGAATAAAAGGCAACTGTGTTCTTGGAAATTGtctttcttgtttatttggtaCATGCTGGAAGGAACATGTTTTGTGTGTTTGAGCTGTATTGTTTTATTATGACAGGTGATGAGGATGAAGTGGAACAAAGAGAAACCAAGCAGGAGTATAATCTTCTGTGTGACTGGATAAAACAACAGCTTGGTGATACAGTGGCTAAAGTGCAAGTCTCAAAGCGTTTAAGCTCATCACCATGTGTGCTTGTTTCCGGCAAGTTTGGGTGGTCAGCAAATATGGAAAGGCATGTGATATAGCAACCACTGGGATTGTTCTATCAAAAAATTGGACATTATTTCTTGTTTCTGtaatattaattattcattCTTTGTTTTAATGTTCTTGAAATAGATTAATGAGAGCTCAGGCACTTGGAGACACCTCGAGCCTGGAATTCATGAGGGGAAGAAGAATATTGGAAATCAATCCTGAGCACCCTATCATCAAAGATCTCAATGTATGATTCCTGGCTTTTGTTCACCATCGTTTAATCCTTTTGGCATTCATGTTTTAATCCCTTTCAGTTGAAAGTAAAAATAAGAGGAGCTTAGAAGTGACTATATAAATGTTAACCTTTCTAACATCTAGCTCTAAACTTTATCTGCAGGCTGCATGCAAGAATGCACCTGACAGCACTGATGCAAAAAGGGCCATAGAGCTCCTATATGATACGGCACTTATTTCCAGTGGATTCACAGTAAGTACTGAAGATCTTTTGGCACTCTTTATCATTTTATCTGCTGGTGGCCGTTTCTGAGAAACgttgttttttaaaattctattGTTGAATATGGCAGCCTGATAGTCCGGCTGAGCTTGGAAACAAGATTTACGAAATGATGGCCATGGCACTCGGAGGAAGGTGGGGTCGACTGGAGGATGATAGTGCTGAGGCCATTGAAGATGACATCTCAGGGGTTGATGTGGGCTCGTCTGGTGCTGTTGAAACAGAAGTGGTTGAACCATCGGAAGTTAGGACAGAGAATGATCCTTGGAGTGATTGATTAAATTAGATTTTGATTAATGCCTGTCATGAATGTTTCTCTCTTACGAGTGCTATAGATGAATAGAGTTTTGAGGTGGAGATTGGTAGCATAATGTCAAAAGGGCAAAAGGAAAGTTGTAATGAACCAATGGTGACAAATTATATGAGAAGTTTGACTACAGTTGATGTATTATTCCAACATGACCCAAATTAGCGATTCTGCAATATTAGATGAGTCTTGAGGTTTTTGAACTTAGCTTCGTTGTTTGTTAgctattaaaattttgaatgtaTTTGGCATGAAAAAAGGAATGTTGGTTTAAGTAAATAAAGCATTAATGTCTACCTGGTTTCCCAATTCCAATATTAGATGAGTCTTGAGGTTTTTGAACTTAGCTTCGTTGTTTGTTAgctatttaaattttgaatgtaTTTGGCATGAAAAAAGGAATGTTGGTTTTAGTAAATAAAGAATTAATGTCTACCTGGTTTCCCAATTCCAGTTAGTAAATTAGTTGAATTTTTGGcagtttcttgaattttttttttttttgggctatGTTATTCTCTCCTAACAGCGGAAAATGAATCAAGAAACAACCCCACGAGTAGGAGAAAGCAAAATTGAAAACCATAAAATATATACTCAATAACTCGGATTACAAATGAAAATTG
Proteins encoded:
- the LOC140877988 gene encoding heat shock protein 90-5, chloroplastic; translated protein: MAPVLSRSLTSPPVAALPSFSLRGSRKTNSGLLRSAFFPQSGSRASFSRRGLEWKPVRKQSGVVVRCEAAVAEKEAPESTGETHEYQAEVSRLLDLIVHSLYSHKEVFLRELVSNASDALDKLRFLSVTEPSLLGDAGELEIRIKTDPDNGTITITDTGIGMTKEELIECLGTIAQSGTSRFLKALKDNKEVGADNSLIGQFGVGFYSAFLVAEKVVVTTKSPRSDKQYIWEAMADSSSYVIREETDPAKSLARGTQITLYLREDDKYEYSEATKIQNLVKNYSQFVSFPIYTWQEKSRTVEVDEEEEPKEGEEKTEEEKKRTKKTINEKYWDWELANETKPIWMRNPKEVEKDQYQEFYKKTFNEFLDPLVHTHFTTEGEVEFRSVLYIPGMAPLNNEDVINPKTKNIRLYVKRVFISDDFDGELFPRYLSFVKGVVDSDDLPLNVSREILQESRIVRIMRKRLVRKTFDMIQDLSESDNKEDYKKFWENFGKFMKLGCIEDSGNHKRLTPLLRFFSSKSEEELISLDDYVENMSENQKAIYYLATDSLKSAKTAPFVEKLVQKGIEVLYLIEPIDEVAIQNLQTFKEKKFVDISKEDLELGDEDEVEQRETKQEYNLLCDWIKQQLGDTVAKVQVSKRLSSSPCVLVSGKFGWSANMERLMRAQALGDTSSLEFMRGRRILEINPEHPIIKDLNAACKNAPDSTDAKRAIELLYDTALISSGFTPDSPAELGNKIYEMMAMALGGRWGRLEDDSAEAIEDDISGVDVGSSGAVETEVVEPSEVRTENDPWSD
- the LOC140881606 gene encoding GDSL esterase/lipase 7 isoform X2 — protein: MLSRFSRMDRTLVHLIVLCTLPCLFISSRAAQKPLAPALFIFGDSIVDGGNNNNLKTRAVANYPPNGIDFPGKAATGRFTNGYTVADLFDKMLNLPLALPYVSTKHIDRLESASGYNYASSSSGILPETGNYLGKNLDMRTQVKLFQESIDKYIRAQFRNTAALREYLAKSVFLIHMGTNDYLGNYLQPDRYNTSQLYRPDEYADLLARKLGKNLKDLYHLGARKFVVFQISRIGCYPELVEKFKPKAKCAENVNDMVTLFNNKMEYQLGHLTFILRRSYFMTANVFNLTRDILDDPSRYGLTETRRGCCQDDRFNCLRRTVPCKNRDSYYFWDRFHPSQAANKIIAKECFNNFKVCYPMNVYRLLEI
- the LOC140881606 gene encoding GDSL esterase/lipase 7 isoform X3 yields the protein MGIIRQMDRTLVHLIVLCTLPCLFISSRAAQKPLAPALFIFGDSIVDGGNNNNLKTRAVANYPPNGIDFPGKAATGRFTNGYTVADLFDKMLNLPLALPYVSTKHIDRLESASGYNYASSSSGILPETGNYLGKNLDMRTQVKLFQESIDKYIRAQFRNTAALREYLAKSVFLIHMGTNDYLGNYLQPDRYNTSQLYRPDEYADLLARKLGKNLKDLYHLGARKFVVFQISRIGCYPELVEKFKPKAKCAENVNDMVTLFNNKMEYQLGHLTFILRRSYFMTANVFNLTRDILDDPSRYGLTETRRGCCQDDRFNCLRRTVPCKNRDSYYFWDRFHPSQAANKIIAKECFNNFKVCYPMNVYRLLEI